The Microcaecilia unicolor chromosome 6, aMicUni1.1, whole genome shotgun sequence genome includes a window with the following:
- the KCNJ16 gene encoding inward rectifier potassium channel 16 yields the protein MHQSSSSHGPRNVKENSNWTQKRFLQKDGSCNVYFKHIFGEWESYVVDIFTTLVDIKWRHMFIIFSLSYILSWLLFGLLFWIIALQHGDLIDLEKTPCIDKVHSFTGAFLFSLETQTTIGYGYRCVTEECSLAIITVTLQSVLSCFIDTFIIGAALAKMAKARKRAQTIRFSDFAIVGIRDGKLCLMWRIGDFRPNHMVEGAVRAQLLRYKNDTEKRITMEFKDLKLVNEQIILVTPVTVVHVINRESPLYELDRKALAVQNFEILVTFVYTGDSTGTSHQSRSSYLPQEIMWGFRFNNVLQVKKKYYKVYCTEFEEVTEFYTPFCSAKQLDFNEQTYDEAETPLDQQVGNSVSHAEARSNNTIITATNTEDPENTTAVSNQTVHYHQDLVSRSRRSTELQA from the coding sequence ATGCATCAGAGCAGCAGTAGCCATGGACCAAGGAACGTGAAAGAAAATAGCAATTGGACCCAGAAGagatttcttcaaaaagatggGAGTTGCAATGTATATTTCAAGCATATATTTGGAGAATGGGAGAGCTACGTGGTAGATATCTTTACCACTCTTGTGGACATCAAGTGGCGACACATGTTTATTATCTTCTCGTTGTCATATATTCTCTCGTGGTTGCTCTTTGGCCTCCTATTCTGGATTATAGCTTTGCAGCATGGTGACCTAATTGATCTAGAAAAGACACCTTGTATCGATAAGGTCCATTCCTTCACTGGGGCTTTCTTATTCTCTCTAGAAACACAAACTACCATTGGTTACGGCTATCGCTGCGTGACAGAGGAGTGCTCCTTGGCCATCATCACGGTTACGCTCCAGTCAGTCTTGAGCTGCTTCATAGACACTTTCATAATTGGTGCCGCCCTGGCCAAAATGGCGAAGGCCAGAAAGAGAGCCCAAACCATCCGCTTCAGTGATTTTGCTATTGTAGGTATAAGGGATGGCAAACTTTGTCTTATGTGGCGCATAGGTGATTTTCGACCGAATCACATGGTAGAaggagcagtaagggctcagctTCTTCGTTACAAGAATGACACTGAGAAAAGAATTACAATGGAATTTAAGGATCTCAAGTTAGTCAATGAGCAAATCATCCTGGTGACACCGGTGACTGTTGTACATGTGATAAACCGTGAGAGTCCTCTCTATGAACTGGACAGGAAAGCACTCGCCGTGCAGAATTTTGAGATTTTAGTTACGTTCGTCTATACTGGTGACTCTACTGGAACGTCCCACCAATCTAGAAGTTCGTATTTGCCTCAAGAAATTATGTGGGGCTTCAGGTTTAATAATGTCCTACAGGTTAAGAAAAAGTACTataaagtctactgcactgaatTTGAAGAGGTGACTGAGTTCTACACCCCTTTCTGCAGTGCCAAACAGCTGGACTTCAACGAGCAAACATATGATGAAGCTGAAACCCCACTGGACCAACAGGTAGGGAACAGTGTGTCGCATGCTGAGGCTAGGTCAAATAACACCATTATCACCGCCACGAACACCGAAGATCCAGAAAATACCACAGCAGTTAGCAACCAAACTGTGCATTATCACCAGGATCTTGTGTCCCGAAGTAGACGTTCAACGGAATTACAGGCttag